The following are encoded together in the Brassica napus cultivar Da-Ae chromosome A9, Da-Ae, whole genome shotgun sequence genome:
- the LOC111200376 gene encoding uncharacterized protein LOC111200376, with the protein METRVVKEGDVEKHIGGCMAGFFNIFDRPHLLSPKRFSLPKRLSSSSYSLKTEPSLDSGSHSVYSTPQLRSPAPPEFKQQVVSPRRFSKEAPRLSLDSRAVVDAKGSLKPRQIHADVGSGSPSVIARLMGLEALPDSQQQQPLQRSASESRVISRFVDRLNFQNQQSSSTQGVEEDHHSRKEPSKASSTPVPLRRKSFFDTADFFPEPRQVMSRGSESDLETLKQLLEALRLKGLLHSCSTNRNVIVPQSPIRSVASKRDLNKAKTLRRSENSVKTPNRRPTLKDSWRAEHVHTRNVSQRRRPIEDDHEEFNRHGKTLLERCDKLLNSIAEMAASEVAAAGDSQPSPVSVLDASLYQEDSSPSPVMKRTLHFTELLLEDESFTSSSSDSEYDYISDILRASSCLPQESDIFSLLEEKQQYLKGAHERRLTFDAVQEIVGRIRRRGRMVGDADEMLQLTWSEFQKLRKKSSSPAEEEAADLVGYVCRVLGRDLTEDPWRDFQVETSEAVLVIERLVFKDLVGETIRHMAALNRSVSLRRRRRLLF; encoded by the exons ATGGAGACAAGGGTGGTGAAAGAGGGAGATGTGGAGAAGCACATTGGTGGCTGCATGGCCGGCTTCTTCAACATCTTCGATCGTCCTCATCTTCTCTCCCCCAAACGATTCTCCCTGCCCAAAcgtctctcctcctcctcctattCTTTGAAGACTGAACCTTCCCTGGACTCAGGGAGCCACAGTGTCTACTCCACCCCACAGCTCCGGTCTCCGGCTCCCCCAGAGTTTAAACAACAAGTAGTATCTCCCAGGAGGTTCTCCAAAGAAGCTCCTAGACTCTCGCTCGACAGCAGAGCCGTGGTGGACGCCAAGGGAAGCCTCAAACCCAGACAGATCCACGCTGATGTGGGGTCTGGATCGCCCAGCGTGATCGCAAGGCTCATGGGATTGGAGGCATTGCCTGATTCTCAGCAGCAGCAGCCTCTTCAGCGATCTGCATCCGAGTCAAGGGTCATCAGCAGATTTGTGGACAGGTTAAACTTTCAAAACCAGCAGAGCAGCAGCACCCAAGGAGTTGAAGAAGATCACCACTCCAGGAAGGAGCCATCAAAAGCTTCTTCTACTCCAGTCCCGCTAAGGCGAAAGAGTTTTTTCGATACAGCAGATTTCTTCCCGGAGCCCAGGCAAGTGATGAGTCGTGGATCCGAGTCTGATCTTGAAACCCTTAAGCAGCTCCTCGAAGCTCTTAGGCTCAAAGGACTGTTGCACTCCTGTTCAACGAACAGGAATGTCATCGTCCCTCAGTCTCCCATCAGATCTGTAGCTTCCAAGCGAGATCTAAACAAAGCAAAGACACTGAGGAGAAGTGAAAACAGCGTCAAGACTCCTAACAGGAGACCGACGCTCAAGGATTCCTGGAGAGCCGAACATGTCCACACAAGGAACGTCAGCCAACGACGACGACCAATTGAAGACGACCATGAAGAGTTTAACAGACATGGGAAAACTCTATTGGAGAGATGCGATAAGCTTCTCAACAGCATTGCTGAAATGGCTGCGTCTGAGGTTGCGGCTGCGGGAGATTCACAGCCGAGTCCAGTCTCGGTTCTTGACGCCTCCCTTTACCAAGAGGACTCTTCTCCATCCCCGGTCATGAAACGCACCCTTCACTTCACTG AACTACTACTAGAAGATGAATCCTTCACGTCATCATCTTCGGACTCTGAATACGACTACATCTCCGACATCCTCAGAGCCTCCAGTTGCCTACCGCAAGAATCCGACATCTTCTCGCTGCTCGAAGAAAAGCAGCAATACCTCAAGGGCGCTCATGAGAGAAGGCTCACCTTCGACGCGGTGCAGGAGATTGTTGGGCGGATAAGGAGGAGGGGGAGAATGGTTGGAGACGCTGACGAGATGCTGCAGCTGACCTGGTCCGAGTTTCAGAAGCTAAGAAAGAAAAGCTCCTCGCCAGCTGAGGAGGAAGCAGCGGACCTTGTGGGATACGTGTGTAGGGTCCTCGGGAGAGATCTAACGGAGGACCCTTGGCGAGATTTTCAGGTGGAGACGTCTGAGGCGGTTCTCGTCATCGAACGGCTCGTTTTCAAAGATTTGGTTGGTGAGACTATACGCCATATGGCTGCTCTTAACAGGTCCGTCTCACTgcgtaggaggaggaggctgctcttctga
- the LOC111200772 gene encoding heat stress transcription factor A-7b yields the protein MEPSSSSRAWSMPVPMKGLQEPGPCPFLTKTFEMVDDPNTNHIVSWNRGGISFVVWDPHSFSANILPLYFKHNNFSSFVRQLNTYFWRTSTKRSASSYCEMMGFRKIEAERWEFMNDGFLMGQRDLLKSIKRRTSSSAPPSLHHSQGDPCVELRQERHVLMMEISRLRQQEQRARGYIQAMEQRINGAEKKQRHMMSFLRRAVQNPALLQQLLEQQRKELEEASMDQVKPETVEHVSELEALALEMQGHGRQRTEEVEKELDDGFWEELLMNKDEGEEEDNVNTC from the exons ATGGAGCCGTCGTCGAGTTCGAGAGCGTGGTCAATGCCGGTGCCAATGAAAGGATTGCAAGAACCAGGGCCATGTCCGTTTCTAACAAAGACTTTCGAGATGGTGGACGACCCAAACACAAACCACATTGTGTCGTGGAACAGGGGAGGTATTAGTTTTGTCGTGTGGGATCCACATTCTTTCTCCGCGAACATTCTCCCTCTATACTTCAAGCACAACAACTTCTCCAGTTTCGTCAGACAACTCAACACTTAC TTTTGGAGGACCTCGACGAAGCGTTCGGCCTCCAGTTACTGCGAAATGATG GGATTCAGAAAGATTGAGGCAGAGAGATGGGAATTTATGAATGATGGTTTCTTGATGGGACAGAGAGACCTTCTCAAAAGCATCAAGCGACGAACCTCCTCCTCTGCCCCTCCCTCGCTCCATCACTCACAAGGCGATCCCTGCGTCGAGCTCCGGCAAGAGAGGCATGTCCTGATGATGGAGATCTCGAGACTCAGACAGCAGGAGCAGAGAGCGAGAGGCTATATCCAAGCCATGGAGCAGAGGATCAATGGAGCagaaaagaaacagagacaTATGATGTCTTTCCTGAGGCGTGCCGTGCAGAACCCCGCTCTTCTGCAGCAGCTGCTCGAGCAGCAGAGGAAAGAGCTAGAGGAGGCTTCGATGGATCAGGTCAAACCGGAGACAGTGGAACACGTTTCGGAGCTGGAGGCTCTGGCACTGGAGATGCAAGGACATGGACGTCAACGGACTGAGGAGGTGGAGAAGGAACTCGACGACGGGTTTTGGGAAGAACTACTGATGAACAAGgatgaaggtgaagaagagGACAATGTGAACACATGTTAG
- the LOC125575164 gene encoding serine/threonine-protein kinase STY13-like produces the protein MASGGGEAARSVEIGSDPKLGGVGSRSAGGGQYFRADTLDFSKWDLHMGHTSSSTTAVKSSTSTKAPMHEWEIDLSKLDMKHVLAHGTYGTVYRGVYAGQQVAVKVLDWGEDGQSTAAETTALRASFEQEVAVWQKLDHPNVTKFIGASMGTSDLKIPPANDSGGRGGSGAHPARACCVVVEYVAGGTLKKFLIKKYRSKLPIKDVIQLALDLARGLSYLHSKAIVHRDVKTENMLLETNKTLKIADFGVARVEAQNPQDMTGETGTLGYMAPEVLEGKPYNRKCDVYSFGVCLWEIYCCDMPYADCSFAEISHAVVHKNLRPEIPKCCPQAVANIMKRCWDPNPDKRPEMEEVVKLLEAVNTSKGGGMIPPDKFQGFLCFCRPRGP, from the exons ATGGCGTCAGGCGGCGGAGAGGCGGCAAGATCGGTGGAAATAGGATCGGATCCCAAACTAGGGGGAGTCGGGAGCAGGAGCGCTGGAGGAGGTCAATACTTCAGGGCGGATACTCTTGATTTCAGTAAATGGGATTTGCACATGGGCCATACCTCCTCCTCTACTACCGCCGTCAAGTCCTCCACCTCCACAAAAGCTCCGATGCACGAATGGGAGATCGACCTCTCCAAACTCGACATGAAGCACGTTCTCGCCCACGGCACTTATGGCACTGTCTACCGCGGTGTCTACGCTGGCCAACAAGTCGCTG TGAAGGTGTTGGATTGGGGAGAAGATGGTCAATCAACAGCTGCTGAAACTACTGCTCTTCGCGCTTCTTTCGAGCAAGAGGTTGCCGTCTGGCAGAAGCTCGATCACCCCAACGTTACCAAG TTTATAGGAGCATCCATGGGGACCTCTGATCTGAAGATCCCTCCCGCTAATGATTCTGGGGGACGTGGTGGCAGCGGAGCACATCCTGCCAGGGCCTGTTGTGTTGTGGTTGAATATGTTGCTGGAGGCACACTCAAGAAGTTCCTCATCAAGAAATATCGGAGCAAACTCCCCATCAAGGATGTCATTCAGCTCGCGTTGGATCTCGCTAGAGG GCTGAGTTACCTCCACTCCAAGGCGATTGTACATCGGGACGTGAAGACAGAGAACATGTTGCTAGAAACTAACAAGACGCTCAAGATTGCTGATTTCGGAGTTGCTAGAGTCGAGGCTCAGAACCCTCAAGACATGACGGGTGAAACTGGAACTCTCGGCTACATGGCTCCAGAG GTTCTTGAAGGAAAGCCTTACAACAGGAAATGCGATGTGTATAGCTTTGGTGTATGCCTCTGGGAAATATACTGCTGCGACATGCCTTACGCTGACTGTAGTTTTGCTGAGATCTCTCATGCCGTTGTTCAtaag AACCTGAGACCAGAGATTCCGAAATGCTGCCCACAGGCAGTGGCAAACATAATGAAGAGATGCTGGGACCCGAATCCAGACAAGCGTCCGGAGATGGAGGAGGTAGTGAAGCTACTTGAAGCGGTAAACACAAGCAAAGGCGGTGGAATGATACCACCAGACAAGTTTCAGGGGTTCCTCTGTTTCTGCAGACCTCGTGGCCCCtga
- the LOC125578519 gene encoding protein transport protein SEC31 homolog B-like, with protein sequence MACIKGVGRSASVALAPDAPYMAAGTMAGAVDLSFSSSANLEIFKLDFQSDERDLTLVGEIPSSERFHRLAWGKNGSGSEEFSLGLIAGGLVDGNIDLWNPLSLISSESALVGHLSVHKGPVRGLEFNAIAPNLLASGADDGEICIWDLTKPSEPSHFPLLKGSGSATQGEISFISWNRKVQQILASTSYNGTTAIWDLRKQKPIINFADSVRRRCSVLQWNPDIATQIMVASDDDSSPTLKLWDMRNTMSPVREFTGHQKGVIAMEWCPSDSSYLLTCAKDNRTICWDTNTAEIVAELPAGNNWNFDVHWYPKIPGVISASSFDGKIGIYNIEGCSRYGAEGNSFGTAPLRAPKWYKRPVGASFGFGGKLVSFHAKPPPKGASSIPSEVFLHSLVTEQSLVSRTSEFETAIENGDKTSLRGLCEKKSEETESEEEKETWSLLKIMFEEEGTTRTKLISHLGFSLPSVEKDHAVDALSSDLNGIGLEDTAPEPVKINEAAAFAMDNGEDFFDNFPSKPDTPVSTSSKDFMPPDTDSSAKVEETREIPEEEEEGSDKVFDDAIQSALVVGNYNEAVDQCISANKMADALVIAHVGGTSLWESTREKYLKTSGAPYMKIVSAMVNNDLTSLIYTRSLKFWKETLALLCTFAQGEQWASLCDALASKLMAAGNTLAAVFCYICAGNVDRTVEIWSRSLANDRDGRSYAELLQDLMEKTLVLALATGNKKFSASLCKLFESYAEILASQGLLTTAMKYLKVLDSGGLPPELSILRDRISLSAEPETNAAASGTQLQSTVPYNQEPTQAQPNVLSNPYDNQYQQPYTDSYGGGYVPSASHAPMQQATMFMPHQAQPVPQPSYPPAPASNAQPSMRTTFVPSTPPALKNADQYQQPAVGFHSFTGPSNNAYPVPPAPNSYVPPGPSQVGQNINPMMPQAVAPGAGAIGFTPMSTPGVAPRSVIGSVQPASAPTQQATPAPAAPPPTVQTADTSNVPAHQKPVIATLTRLFNETSEALGGARANPSKKREIEDNSRKLGALFVKLNSGDISKNAADKLAQLCHALDSHDFGAALQLQVLLTTSEWDECNFWLSTLKRMIKARQSVR encoded by the exons ATGGCTTGCATCAAGGGGGTGGGCAGATCCGCCTCCGTGGCGCTGGCTCCCGATGCTCCTTACATGGCCGCCGGAACCATGGCCGGAGCCGTGGACCTCTCTTTTAGCTCTTCCGCCAATCTCGAGATCTTCAAGCTCGATTTCCAGTCCGACGAGCGCGACTTGACGCTGGTCGGGGAAATTCCCAGCTCGGAGCGGTTCCACAGACTCGCGTGGGGCAAAAATGGATCTGGATCCGAGGAATTCTCGTTGGGCCTTATCGCCGGCGGGCTTGTCGATGGGAATATAGATCTGTGGAATCCTCTCTCTTTAATCAG CTCCGAGTCCGCACTCGTTGGACATCTATCGGTTCACAAAGGACCC GTTCGTGGTCTGGAGTTTAATGCAATCGCCCCAAATCTACTCGCCTCTGGGGCTGATGATGGTGAAATTTGCATTTGGGATTTAACTAAGCCTTCGGAGCCTTCTCATTTTCCACTTCTCAAG GGTAGTGGTTCCGCCACGCAAGGTGAAATCTCATTTATATCGTGGAATAGGAAAGTTCAACAGATATTAGCATCTACCTCCTACAATGGGACTACTG CAATATGGGACTTGAGGAAGCAGAAGCCTATTATTAA CTTTGCAGATTCAGTTCGTCGCCGGTGCTCTGTTTTACAATGGAACCCTGACATTGCTACTCAGATTATGGTTGCTTCAGATGACGACAGCTCACCTACTCTCAAG CTCTGGGACATGAGAAACACAATGTCACCTGTGCGCGAGTTTACTGGACACCAAAAAG GTGTGATTGCAATGGAGTGGTGTCCGAGTGACAGCTCATATCTTCTTACCTGTGCTAAGGACAACCGAACTATTTGCTGGGACACTAATACAGCAGAG ATTGTGGCTGAGTTACCTGCTGGCAACAACTGGAATTTTGATGTTCATTGGTACCCAAAGATACCTGGAGTTATATCAGCATCTTCATTTGACGGGAAAATTGGCATCTACAACATCGAG GGTTGCAGTCGCTATGGTGCTGAAGGGAATAGTTTTGGTACTG CTCCTTTAAGAGCACCAAAATGGTATAAGCGCCCGGTTGGTGCATCTTTTGGATTTGGGGGAAAGCTTGTATCGTTTCACGCAAAGCCTCCTCCGAAGGGGGCCTCAAGCATTCCGTCTGAG GTGTTTTTGCACAGCCTGGTAACTGAACAGAGTTTGGTGAGTCGAACTTCTGAATTTGAAACCGCCATAGAAAATGGAGATAAGACTTCTCTAAGGGGTTTATGTGAGAAGAAATCTGAAGAGACTGA ATCCgaagaggagaaggagacaTGGAGCTTGCTGAAAATCATGTTCGAAGAGGAAGGAACGACAAGGACAAAGTTGATCAGCCATCTTGGCTTTAGTTTACCTTCTGTGGAAAAGGATCATGCAGTAGATGCGCTCTCGTCAGATCTGAATGGCATTGGATTAGAGGATACTGCACCTGAGCCTGTGAAAATTAACGAGGCAGCTGCATTTGCTATGGACAATGGAGAAGACTTTTTCGACAACTTTCCTTCTAAACCGGATACACCCGTATCTACATCCTCCAAAGATTTTATGCCTCCTGACACAGATTCTTCTGCCAAAGTGGAAGAAACTCGAGAAATAccagaagaagaggaagaaggttCTGACAAAGTATTTGATGATGCCATCCAGAGTGCTTTAGTTGTTGGAAATTACAATGAAGCGGTGGATCAGTGTATATCTGCAAATAAGATGGCTGATGCTTTAGTTATAGCTCATGTTGGTGGTACATCATTGTGGGAGAGTACTCGTGAGAAATATTTGAAGACGAGTGGTGCGCCTTACATGAag ATTGTTTCTGCGATGGTGAACAACGATCTCACGAGCCTTATTTATACAAGGTCGCTTAAGTTCTGGAAAGAAACTCTTGCTCTTCTCTGTACT TTTGCACAAGGAGAACAATGGGCCAGCCTTTGCGATGCCCTTGCCTCAAAGTTGATGGCTGCTGGTAACACTTTGGCTGCAGTTTTCTGCTACATATGCGCAGGCAATGTTGACAGAACAGTAGAAATTTGGTCGAGGAGCCTTGCAAACGATCGCGATGGAAGATCTTATGCCGAGCTTCTTCAA GATCTTATGGAGAAGACTCTTGTCCTTGCTTTGGCAACTGGCAACAAAAAGTTCAGCGCATCTCTATGTAAACTATTTGAGAGTTATGCTGAGATATTGGCCAGCCAAGGGCTTCTTACAACGGCAATGAAGTACTTGAAAGTTCTTGATTCTGGTGGCTTGCCACCTGAACTTTCCATATTACGTGACCGTATTTCTCTTTCTGCAGAGCCTG AGACTAACGCTGCAGCTTCAGGCACTCAGCTTCAAAGCACCGTACCGTATAATCAG GAGCCAACTCAGGCGCAACCAAACGTTCTTAGTAACCCATATGATAATCAGTATCAGCAACCATACACTGATTCCTATGGGGGAGGATATGTCCCCTCAGCTTCACATGCACCGATGCAGCAAGCAACCATGTTTATGCCTCACCAAGCTCAGCCAGTTCCGCAG CCGTCTTATCCTCCGGCTCCTGCAAGCAATGCTCAGCCATCCATGAGAACCACTTTTGTTCCTTCAACTCCCCCTGCACTGAAGAACGCAGACCAGTATCAGCAGCCAGCCGTTGGTTTTCATTCATTCACA GGACCATCCAACAATGCATACCCTGTTCCCCCGGCTCCAAATTCATATGTACCTCCTGGCCCCTCACAAGTTGGGCAAAATATTAACCCAATGATGCCCCAAGCCGTTGCTCCAGGAGCTGGAGCCATAGGATTTACGCCTATGTCAACTCCAGGAGTTGCTCCAAGATCTGTTATAGGTTCTGTGCAACCAGCAAGTGCTCCAACACAGCAGGCGACCCCTGCCCCTGCAGCTCCGCCACCAACTGTTCAGACTGCAGATACTTCCAACGTCCCAG CCCACCAGAAACCTGTGATAGCAACATTGACAAGGCTATTCAATGAAACATCGGAAGCACTGGGAGGCGCACGTGCAAATCCTTCCAAAAAGCGTGAGATAGAAGACAACTCAAGAAAATTAGGTGCTCTGTTTGTGAAACTCAATAGCGGAGATATCTCCAAGAATGCTGCAGACAAACTCGCGCAGCTCTGCCATGCTCTGGACAGTCATGACTTCGGTGCAGCCCTTCAGCTGCAG GTACTTCTGACGACCAGCGAATGGGATGAATGCAACTTCTGGCTGTCGACGCTAAAGCGGATGATCAAGGCCAGGCAAAGTGTGCGATGA
- the LOC106406332 gene encoding cytokinin dehydrogenase 6, with the protein MKYLHACFLRKRNMLIVRSFTTLLLLSCIAFKLACCFSNSISSLKALPLLGHLEFEDVHPASKDFGNRYQLLPLAVLHPKSVSDIASVIRHIWMMGPHSQLTVAARGRGHSLQGQAQTRHGIVIHMESLQPQKLKVHGVGGGTTPFVDVSGGELWINILHETLKYGLAPKSWTDYLHLTVGGTLSNAGISGQAFRHGPQISNVHQLEVVTGKGEILNCSERQNSDLFHGVLGGLGQFGIITRARIALEPAPTMVKWMRVLYLDFAAFARDQERLISSDDDKFDYIEGFVIINRTGLLDSWRLSFTPEDPIEASKFKSDGRNLYCLEVAKYFKLDQDKKDVMNQEVKESLSELNYISSTLFSSEVTYQEFLDRVHVSEMKLRSKGQWEVPHPWLNLLVPRSRVNEFAKGVFGNILTDTSNGPVIVYPVNKSKWDNRSSAVTPEEEEIFYLVAILTSAVPGSTGKDGVDQIVKRNQRILEFSEAAGLGLKQYLPHYTTRHEWRSHFGPKWDDFVRRKSRYDPFAMLAPGQRIFEKSPVVSPHSS; encoded by the exons ATGAAGTATCTACATGCATGCTTCCTCAGGAAAAGAAACATGCTTATAGTAAGAAGTTTCACCACCTTACTACTACTCAGCTGCATAGCCTTTAAGTTAGCTTGCTGCTTCTCTAACAGCATCTCTTCGTTGAAAGCCCTTCCCCTACTAGGCCACTTGGAGTTCGAAGATGTCCATCCCGCCTCCAAAGATTTTGGAAACCGGTACCAGCTGCTTCCTTTGGCGGTCTTGCATCCCAAATCCGTAAGCGACATCGCCTCGGTGATACGACACATCTGGATGATGGGACCTCATTCGCAGCTCACGGTTGCAGCGAGAGGCCGTGGACATTCACTCCAAGGCCAAGCACAGACTAGACATGGAATTGTTATCCACATGGAATCACTACAGCCCCAGAAGCTGAAGGTCCACGGCGTTGGTGGTGGTACTACTCCGTTTGTTGACGTGTCTGGTGGTGAGCTTTGGATAAACATTTTGCACGAGACCCTAAAGTACGGGCTTGCACCAAAATCATGGACGGACTACCTACATTTAACTGTAGGTGGTACTCTGTCCAATGCTGGAATCAGCGGCCAGGCATTCCGACACGGGCCGCAGATCAGCAATGTTCATCAACTGGAGGTTGTCACAG GAAAAGGTGAGATTTTAAACTGTTCAGAGAGGCAGAACAGCGACCTGTTCCATGGAGTTCTTGGTGGGTTAGGTCAGTTTGGCATCATAACACGGGCAAGAATAGCATTGGAACCAGCACCAACCATG GTCAAATGGATGAGAGTGTTGTACCTGGATTTTGCAGCTTTTGCGAGGGACCAAGAGCGCCTGATTTCGTCAGATGATGACAAATTCGATTACATTGAAGGTTTTGTGATAATAAATAGGACGGGACTGCTGGACAGCTGGAGGTTATCCTTCACACCAGAAGACCCTATAGAGGCCAGCAAATTCAAATCTGATGGTAGGAATCTCTACTGTCTGGAAGTGGCCAAGTACTTTAAGCTTGATCAAGACAAGAAAGATGTAATGAACCAG GAGGTGAAAGAATCATTGTCTGAACTAAACTACATCTCGTCGACACTGTTTTCATCGGAGGTAACGTACCAAGAATTCTTGGACAGGGTACATGTCTCTGAGATGAAGCTGCGATCGAAAGGGCAGTGGGAAGTTCCACATCCATGGCTGAATCTGCTAGTGCCAAGAAGCAGAGTCAATGAATTTGCAAAAGGTGTGTTCGGAAACATCCTAACGGATACAAGCAACGGCCCAGTCATCGTCTACCCAGTCAACAAGTCAAA GTGGGACAATAGAAGTTCAGCGGTGACACCGGAGGAGGAAGAGATATTCTACTTGGTGGCGATCCTTACATCGGCTGTTCCAGGGTCGACAGGGAAAGATGGAGTCGACCAAATCGTAAAGCGGAACCAAAGGATACTTGAATTCAGTGAAGCAGCAGGTTTAGGGCTGAAGCAATACCTGCCCCATTACACAACCAGACACGAGTGGAGATCCCACTTTGGTCCTAAGTGGGATGATTTTGTGCGGAGAAAATCCAGATATGATCCCTTCGCAATGCTTGCGCCAGGCCAGAGAATTTTCGAGAAATCACCAGTAGTCTCACCACACTCCTCATGA
- the LOC111200375 gene encoding guanine nucleotide-binding protein subunit gamma 1: MELEDGDSRGKHRILAELGRVEQEVIFLEKELEELGQTDIVSAVCEELLCLIEKAPDPLLPLTNGPLNLGWDRWFEGPDGGDGCRCFIL, translated from the exons ATGGAATTGGAAGATGGTGATTCACGAGGGAAGCACAGGATCCTTGCTGAGCTTGGTCGCGTCGAACAAGAAGTCATATTCTTGGAG AAAGAGTTGGAAGAGCTTGGGCAGACTGATATTGTATCAGCCGTGTGTGAGGA GCTGCTCTGTCTCATCGAGAAAGCACCGGACCCTCTCTTGCCACT GACCAATGGGCCTTTGAACTTGGGATGGGACCGGTGGTTTGAAGGACCAGATGGGGGAGATGGCTGCAGATGCTTTATACTTTGA
- the LOC111200374 gene encoding uncharacterized protein LOC111200374 yields MEEYSASATTVSFDRPKPLLRGPIPAGGSESGQYVLAFRSLDSWAAAYKRCEAQIKEQCEEGARIGCAVSASNNCKPPWWRSLGGAVVDMREREKCEEREFKECLVAAKDKCSGFAKEKCSAAFLDARIAVETEVEGLVWLASLPEDSSRWLGSLVQARCSKTNRRARDLLLKQQKQSHATY; encoded by the coding sequence ATGGAAGAATACTCAGCGTCAGCGACCACCGTTTCGTTCGACCGTCCGAAACCGTTGCTCCGGGGACCCATACCCGCCGGGGGATCGGAATCAGGTCAATACGTTCTAGCCTTCCGATCCCTGGACTCATGGGCCGCCGCTTACAAGCGCTGCGAAGCCCAAATCAAGGAGCAGTGCGAGGAAGGGGCAAGAATTGGGTGCGCCGTCTCCGCGTCCAACAACTGTAAGCCTCCGTGGTGGCGGAGCTTAGGCGGCGCGGTGGTGGACATGAGGGAACGAGAAAAGTGCGAAGAGCGGGAATTCAAGGAGTGCTTGGTTGCGGCCAAGGACAAGTGCTCGGGATTCGCCAAAGAAAAGTGCTCCGCTGCGTTTCTAGACGCACGAATCGCGGTGGAGACGGAGGTTGAGGGATTGGTATGGCTAGCGTCATTGCCCGAGGACAGCAGCAGGTGGTTGGGTTCACTGGTTCAGGCAAGATGCAGCAAAACCAACCGCAGAGCCAGGGATCTTCTTCTGAAACAACAAAAGCAATCGCATGCTACTTATTAG